The genomic region TGGAATTGCGCCGGGAACACCTTGAGCAGGATGAGACCGAGTATAAGGAACCCAATAATCATAAGGATGTAAACGATGGTCATGAGTTGCTGTACCCGTGCTTGCACTTCTTGCAGGCCCTCGCTTCTCGTATAATCGACATTGCCTGCGGTTCCGGTATTCTGGAACTGCTCGGCTCTCACGGTTAAGTTGCCCGCGACCGTACCGGCATTGATAACCGAACTACCAGCTATGACTGCATCCTTACTAATAACCGTATCGGGGCGGATATTGACCATGCCACCTGCAAGTACCGCGTTCGTAGCGCTGCCGCTCAGATCGATTTCGCCACCTGCAGCTACAATCTTGCCGTCGACATCAGAATTCACTACTATTGTTCCACCAGCGGCAAAAACGTCACCGCTTACCGGCGCATTGATCGTAATATTGCCGCCTGCAAGTACGACGCCTGCAACGGGAGCGTTAATCGTTATGGTATCACCCGCTGCGAACACATCGTCATCTATGGGGCTATCCACTGATATGTTATCGCCGGAGAGCATCTGCAGTGCCAGCGTCTGTGGTACGAGGAGCATCAAAATGATGGCAATGAGCACGAATCGCCGCCTCATACGGCACCCACCCATCAATGGTCTAAAAGCCATGGTTATGCTTCTATCGTTGGTTTCAAGGTATAAAAGCCTTTCGATTGATAATCCGTTTGATGTCTCGTGTTGCCCTGCAGCAGAGCGCATTCAGCTTGCGAGTTATTTCACGTTCGTGCAAACGCCCGGGACCACATTGACAGCCCCAGAATTTCGAAAGTGAGATATAGGTATGCGAAGAATATCAGCAGAGGAGAGAGTGCAATGGTAAACCGAATTGAAAAAGTCGAGACGGATAACTGGAAAGAAGGATTAGGAGGTTACGGATATGAAGGCGTTAGGAATAGATCCCGGTACGAGTAGCTTTGACTTCTGCGTTCTTGATGATCAAGCGGGGATCGCCCTCTACGAAGCGTCTGTACCCACAGCTGTTGTGGCTAAGTCACCGGAGAGTCTCCTCAGTGTTGTCAAGGAAGCGAACGCCGACGTGATTGTCGGGCCGTCAGCCATGGGCTTGCCCGTGACGCATATCTCTGAACTGACCGATCTGAAGCTTGCGCAAGCGACATTAGGAAAGAACACGGAGGTTGATATCGCCATCAGACAGTTCATCATGATGCAGAAGGAGCTTAACTTAAACGTCTTCTTTACCCCAAACGTCATTCAGCTCCCGACGGTGCCGCGGTATCGTAAGCGGAACAAGGTCGATATGGGGACGGCGGATAAGACCTGCATCGCCGCGCTCGCACTCTGGGACTACGCAAACAGCCACAGTGAGAACTATCAGGATGCGAACGTCGTCGTGCTGGAGTTAGGCTTCGGGTTCAACGCAATCATGGCTATCGAGGCGGGCAAACTAATAGACGGTATTGGCGGGACGCTCTTTCCTGGCCCGGGCTATCTCACGATCGGCGCGATGGATCTGGAAATAGCGCACACGTTGGGGAGCTTTACGGAGGCGCAGCTCGGATTTGGCGGTATCGCGTATGCTGCGGGGGACGTTATTCCACCGGAAGAGTATGTCACGCGACTCGACGAAGAGAATTTTGCCACTGCGTGGAACAGCCTCGTCGAAGGGATTGTCAAAGCGGTTGCGATGGAACTGACGGTCTTTGAAGAGACTCCGACGGAGATTATTCTTTCAGGGCGGCTCACACGGGTGCCAAAGTTGTATGCACGGCTGGTTGCGAGTTTGGGGCGGGTCAACATCCCGATCAGAAAGCTTGAAGGCTATGCGACGAAGAGCAAAGAAGCTGCTCAGGGTGCCGCACTCATTGCTAGCGGACTCGCAGGTGGCACGCACGCCGAGCTGGTTGACGTACTCGAGTTACGCGGTGCGAGCGGTACCGTTTTAGATTATATTCGCTGGCCGGGATTCAATGCAGAGGAGACCATACGTAAGAAGCTGCAGGCAATGAAGATGAAGCTTTAGCCATTTTCACACAGACTTGTTAACTGGTCGGTTTTTGGTTTAATCTTGGGAACTTACAACCACCTGATAAAAAGCTGGAGCTGGGCTAGAGAGTGGAAGTTTTAGTCCCCGCCCAAGCACTCTTGCCACTCATCCCTTCGCCTTTACTCTTACTACCGCTGATACTAAGTTTGCTTAAGCAATTCCACCTTCGTCAAAAATGTAAGCAGATAACCTATAAGAATTCCCAGGAGCAACGAAAAATTGCTACTATCAAGAATACCGGTTGAAGTGAGCCAAGTTGCTACACCTAATATAGCGCCAATCAAAACCACCACGATAATCAGTCGAATACCTAAATAGATCAAATTATCTCTCTGGATTTTCTTCCAGTTTCCCATTACCGTCTCGACGACATCTTTTATACCTTCTTGAATCAAAGCCCTTGTGCCTTCAGGATTGCTTAGGGCAGTAGTCCAGAATTTTGGTTATTTTGCCCTTGAGTTGCCCAATATTGAAGGCGATCATACTCTTCACGAGAAATTATTAGTTCTTCTTGTCCTTGAGCATCAGGAACATCAGAGGTCGTTTCTTTTTGTTCTTCTCCCATATTTTCTACCCCCATAGCTTCATGTGATTTTTCCTTATCTATTATGATATATGCTTTCAAACTATTTATTGGGATTCGTTCTACAAAAAATCTACTCTTTTCTTAAACGATTCCGATGCGTGCACCTTGATTGTCCGATCCGACCACTGAGACCTCAGCCTTGCCCCGCGCCTCCGCTTCGATCGTATCCGCAATGCACTGCGCAGCTTCAGGGCTATCAGTAAAGGCGTAGACGGTCGGCCCCCACGAGCTTTGGCCGATACCCAATGCGCCGCTTCGGTTAAGTATCGGAATGAGCCATTGCGATGCGGGATTGAATAGTTGCTCCTGAACTGGCTGATAGATACGGCCAACGGTCATCTGAAGCTCGGTGAGCGCTTTACCAAAAGCTGCTGCATTCCGTTCAAGGAGCGCAGG from Methanomicrobia archaeon harbors:
- a CDS encoding DUF1464 family protein, with amino-acid sequence MKALGIDPGTSSFDFCVLDDQAGIALYEASVPTAVVAKSPESLLSVVKEANADVIVGPSAMGLPVTHISELTDLKLAQATLGKNTEVDIAIRQFIMMQKELNLNVFFTPNVIQLPTVPRYRKRNKVDMGTADKTCIAALALWDYANSHSENYQDANVVVLELGFGFNAIMAIEAGKLIDGIGGTLFPGPGYLTIGAMDLEIAHTLGSFTEAQLGFGGIAYAAGDVIPPEEYVTRLDEENFATAWNSLVEGIVKAVAMELTVFEETPTEIILSGRLTRVPKLYARLVASLGRVNIPIRKLEGYATKSKEAAQGAALIASGLAGGTHAELVDVLELRGASGTVLDYIRWPGFNAEETIRKKLQAMKMKL